The following are from one region of the Methanoculleus caldifontis genome:
- a CDS encoding VOC family protein has translation MKFVCPLIVVREIGVSRAFYETVLGQKVLYDLGENVFFEGGFAIHLRSHFSGLIGVDESEIVEGPKNAELYFEEDDLDAFLERPESVDLDYVHELREQPWEQRVVRFYDPDQHIVEVGEPMESVAKRLLASGLSVEEVAGRTLMPVEFVGELAPVHKSNR, from the coding sequence ATGAAGTTTGTATGTCCCCTGATCGTCGTTCGCGAGATCGGGGTCTCAAGAGCCTTCTATGAGACGGTGCTCGGCCAGAAAGTTCTCTACGACCTCGGCGAGAACGTCTTCTTCGAGGGCGGGTTTGCGATCCATCTCCGGTCACATTTTTCCGGCCTCATTGGCGTCGATGAGAGCGAGATCGTGGAGGGACCGAAGAACGCCGAACTCTACTTCGAGGAGGACGATCTCGACGCCTTTCTCGAGCGGCCTGAATCTGTCGATCTCGACTACGTACACGAGCTCCGGGAGCAGCCCTGGGAGCAGCGGGTCGTCAGGTTCTACGACCCCGACCAGCACATCGTCGAGGTCGGGGAACCCATGGAGAGCGTGGCAAAGAGGCTCCTCGCAAGCGGGCTCTCCGTCGAAGAGGTCGCCGGACGCACACTGATGCCGGTGGAGTTCGTCGGAGAGCTCGCTCCGGTCCATAAATCGAACCGGTGA
- a CDS encoding ArsR/SmtB family transcription factor, whose product MVDDVVVIQPGDERAQKIARAMASQTANAVIQAFGGGPLTSSEIARLMKIPITTASYHIDNLLDAGLIEVAETRWSEKGREVKVYALANQVLIIAPPVSDLRSVLQKYATLFGILIFASLSLLTFLPLVLSGLQGMPTGPGDSSVDPKFAGGNGEEFSTLRSVAFETAGAPPVHDLVMGFFFGACAVLFALLVYEVYYWWRTSPRAKKEQEG is encoded by the coding sequence ATGGTTGACGATGTCGTAGTAATCCAGCCGGGCGATGAGCGGGCACAGAAGATCGCCCGGGCAATGGCGAGCCAGACGGCGAACGCGGTCATCCAGGCCTTCGGCGGAGGGCCGCTGACCTCGTCTGAGATCGCCCGGCTGATGAAGATCCCCATCACCACCGCCTCTTACCACATCGACAACCTCCTCGATGCCGGGCTCATCGAGGTGGCGGAGACCCGCTGGAGCGAGAAAGGGCGCGAGGTGAAGGTCTACGCCCTGGCAAACCAGGTCCTGATCATCGCACCGCCGGTGAGCGATCTCCGGTCGGTCCTCCAGAAGTACGCGACGCTTTTTGGCATCCTCATCTTCGCGAGCCTGAGCCTTCTGACGTTCCTTCCGCTGGTGCTCTCCGGGCTCCAGGGCATGCCGACGGGCCCCGGAGATTCGTCTGTCGACCCGAAGTTTGCCGGCGGGAACGGCGAGGAGTTCTCAACACTCCGGTCGGTTGCCTTCGAGACCGCAGGCGCCCCGCCGGTCCACGATCTCGTGATGGGCTTCTTCTTCGGGGCCTGCGCGGTGCTGTTTGCGCTGCTGGTCTACGAGGTCTATTACTGGTGGCGCACGTCGCCACGGGCAAAAAAGGAGCAGGAAGGATAA
- a CDS encoding META domain-containing protein — MGGGGHNILSKVAFLIIVAACLVSVGYSGGTETPPDSVGRVAEPLAGTAWDLVAFRADNGSVATPLSGAEPLIIFGDSGTLSGSAGCNLYSATYRINGSGIKVEPVAVTAAYPAKAQALMQQESRYHELLVAAASYRVEGDRLIFYGPSGRELLIFARSGEPASVPLLGTEWQLARYSTTGSTVASPVPGTGVNLTFDPDGTLSGSAGCNAYSAPYLVNETGIAVERIVATKASATEPAGIMEQEAAYLALLRTAAGYRIVGDTLAVIDGNGRAILFFKAEG, encoded by the coding sequence ATGGGCGGAGGCGGGCACAATATACTCTCAAAGGTTGCGTTCCTGATCATCGTGGCGGCCTGCCTCGTCTCGGTCGGCTACTCCGGCGGGACGGAGACGCCCCCCGACAGCGTCGGCCGGGTCGCGGAGCCGCTTGCGGGAACGGCATGGGATCTCGTCGCGTTCCGTGCCGATAACGGCTCCGTCGCCACGCCCCTCTCCGGGGCCGAACCGCTCATCATCTTCGGCGACAGCGGCACGCTCTCGGGCTCCGCAGGATGTAACCTCTACTCGGCCACCTACCGGATCAACGGCTCCGGCATCAAAGTGGAGCCCGTCGCCGTCACGGCGGCATACCCCGCAAAGGCGCAGGCACTCATGCAGCAGGAGAGCCGCTACCATGAGCTCCTCGTCGCGGCGGCCTCCTACCGGGTCGAAGGCGACCGGCTGATCTTCTACGGACCGTCAGGGAGGGAACTGCTGATCTTTGCCCGGTCAGGAGAGCCGGCGAGCGTGCCGCTCCTCGGGACGGAGTGGCAACTCGCCCGCTACAGCACGACCGGCAGCACCGTCGCCTCGCCGGTCCCCGGCACCGGCGTCAACCTGACGTTCGACCCCGACGGCACGCTCTCCGGGTCTGCGGGGTGCAACGCCTACTCGGCTCCCTACCTGGTCAACGAGACGGGGATCGCCGTCGAGCGGATCGTCGCGACGAAAGCCTCCGCCACCGAGCCCGCGGGGATCATGGAGCAGGAGGCCGCCTACCTCGCCCTGCTCCGGACGGCCGCGGGCTACCGGATCGTCGGCGACACCCTGGCGGTCATCGACGGTAACGGCCGGGCGATCCTCTTCTTCAAAGCGGAAGGGTGA
- a CDS encoding nuclear transport factor 2 family protein, with product MRVSEQTQNQIMEMLRRLTEATGKKDVDAILAFTDPEFRGLGTGIDEKVIGKEEYRRHLERDFAQAEEVALELSGIHIGAEGTIAWVMADMTYRFVVDGVPRTMDGRMTAVLRGTGHAWIFAQLHYSFPAAGEEAGQSYPTA from the coding sequence ATGCGAGTCAGCGAACAGACACAGAACCAGATCATGGAGATGCTCCGGCGCCTGACGGAGGCCACGGGAAAGAAAGACGTCGACGCCATCCTGGCTTTCACCGACCCTGAGTTCCGCGGTCTCGGGACCGGCATCGACGAGAAGGTGATCGGGAAGGAGGAGTACCGCCGGCACCTCGAACGCGACTTCGCGCAGGCCGAGGAGGTCGCGCTCGAACTCTCCGGGATTCATATCGGTGCCGAGGGGACGATCGCCTGGGTGATGGCCGATATGACCTACCGTTTCGTCGTCGACGGCGTTCCGCGGACCATGGACGGGCGGATGACGGCGGTGCTCCGGGGGACGGGACACGCGTGGATCTTTGCCCAGCTGCATTACTCCTTCCCGGCGGCGGGCGAGGAAGCCGGGCAGTCGTATCCGACGGCGTAA
- the alaS gene encoding alanine--tRNA ligase yields MLEEEYTLDYFRSQGFERKVCKSCGAAFWTRDPEQELCGDAPCVTYNFIGNPVFKPHTVDEMREAFLSFFERHGHTRLARYPVAARWRDDIYLTIASIADFQPFVTSGVVPPPANPLTISQPCIRLNDLDSVGRSGRHLTLFEMMAHHAFNTPEEQIYWKNETVSLCDEFIASIGGDLSRVTYKEHPWYGGGNAGASVEVLIGGLEVATLVFMNLGRQKTDKPPVDVNGVPYYPMRLNIVDTGYGLERFVWASKGSPTIYDAVFPKMVSRLMRSAHLEDLLDNPEFTKIMGLSARCAGVMDISGTNLHNLRRKVAESIDVPVDRLERIVVPIEKVYAIADHTRCLAYMLGDCIVPSNVREGYLARLVLRRTLRMMNDLSMDEDLGDLVEAQMQAVGIANFGQDAGVVREIVENEKVRYASTLERGTRIVQKIARNYKAKSASVPLDEVITLYDSHGIPPEMIKDVAAAEGAVVEIPDNFYSLIADVHSEAQKEAEGQDPLAPYRERAKTLPPTKKLYYELPCEIEFEAMVLDYFDGMAVLDQTLFYPEGGGQPSDTGTLVAANHMVRVEEATKIGEVILHRVTGGPLRRGDRVKGMVDEERRLSMMRHHTATHVLLHASKVVLGAHVHQAGAQKGSEASRLDIRHYKHITTDELKRIEVEANRLVMADSQVCIKIEERTKAEQKYGFGLYQGGVPPGRDIRTVQVGSDVQACAGTHVRSTGEIGPVKILGLEHIQDGVERLVFAAGVAAVRAMQGMEDLLRTSAEVVSVQPDNLPAAVTRFFGEWKDQKKEIERLQKKVVELEMQNLDGEVVDGIRVVVRQVDAAQKELVALATTIANEGGVALLASGDGNVKVVATSGNPAVNAAEIVSEVCGVLGGKGGGKQGLAQGAGADASRLGQALEHGRSKILEALHG; encoded by the coding sequence TGAGATGCGGGAGGCGTTCCTCTCGTTCTTTGAGCGGCACGGTCATACACGCCTCGCACGATACCCCGTGGCCGCCAGATGGAGGGACGACATCTATCTTACGATCGCGTCCATCGCCGACTTCCAGCCCTTCGTCACGAGCGGGGTCGTTCCCCCGCCGGCAAACCCGCTGACCATCTCCCAGCCCTGCATCCGCTTGAACGACCTCGACTCCGTCGGCAGATCCGGGCGTCACCTGACGCTCTTTGAGATGATGGCTCACCACGCCTTCAACACCCCCGAAGAGCAGATCTACTGGAAGAACGAGACGGTCTCCCTCTGCGACGAGTTCATCGCGTCGATCGGGGGCGACCTCTCGCGGGTCACCTACAAGGAGCACCCCTGGTACGGCGGCGGGAACGCCGGAGCCTCTGTCGAGGTGCTCATCGGCGGCCTTGAGGTCGCGACGCTGGTCTTCATGAACCTCGGCCGCCAGAAGACCGATAAGCCGCCCGTCGACGTCAACGGGGTACCTTACTACCCGATGCGGCTGAACATCGTCGATACCGGCTACGGTCTCGAGCGGTTCGTCTGGGCCTCGAAAGGTTCCCCGACGATCTACGACGCGGTCTTCCCGAAGATGGTGAGCCGGCTGATGCGGTCGGCCCACCTCGAGGACCTCCTCGACAACCCGGAGTTCACGAAGATCATGGGCCTCAGCGCCCGGTGCGCCGGCGTGATGGACATCTCCGGGACGAACCTCCACAACTTGCGGAGGAAGGTCGCCGAGTCGATCGACGTCCCCGTCGATAGGCTCGAGCGGATCGTCGTCCCGATCGAGAAGGTCTACGCGATCGCGGACCACACCCGCTGCCTCGCCTACATGCTCGGCGACTGCATCGTCCCCTCGAACGTCCGCGAGGGCTATCTTGCCCGGCTCGTGCTGCGCCGGACGCTCAGGATGATGAACGATCTCTCGATGGACGAGGATCTCGGCGACCTGGTAGAAGCCCAGATGCAGGCCGTGGGGATCGCGAACTTCGGGCAGGACGCGGGCGTGGTCAGGGAGATCGTGGAGAACGAGAAGGTCCGCTACGCGAGCACGCTCGAGCGCGGGACCCGGATCGTCCAGAAGATCGCCCGGAACTACAAGGCGAAGAGCGCCAGCGTCCCGCTCGACGAGGTCATCACCCTCTACGACTCTCACGGCATCCCGCCGGAGATGATCAAGGACGTCGCCGCCGCCGAGGGCGCCGTGGTGGAGATCCCCGACAACTTCTACTCGCTGATCGCCGATGTCCACTCCGAGGCGCAGAAGGAGGCGGAGGGACAGGACCCGCTCGCTCCCTACCGGGAACGGGCAAAGACCCTCCCCCCGACGAAGAAACTCTACTACGAACTGCCGTGCGAGATCGAGTTCGAGGCGATGGTGCTCGACTACTTCGACGGGATGGCGGTGCTGGACCAGACGCTCTTCTACCCCGAGGGAGGCGGCCAGCCGTCCGATACCGGGACCCTGGTTGCGGCCAATCACATGGTGCGGGTGGAGGAGGCGACGAAGATCGGCGAGGTGATCCTCCACCGCGTCACCGGCGGCCCGCTGAGGCGCGGCGACCGGGTGAAGGGCATGGTGGACGAGGAGCGCCGGCTCTCGATGATGCGCCACCACACGGCGACCCACGTCCTCCTGCACGCCTCGAAAGTGGTGCTCGGCGCCCACGTTCACCAGGCCGGCGCCCAGAAGGGAAGCGAGGCGTCCCGCCTGGACATCCGGCACTACAAGCATATCACGACCGACGAACTGAAGCGGATCGAGGTCGAGGCGAACCGGCTGGTCATGGCCGATTCCCAGGTCTGCATCAAGATCGAGGAGCGGACGAAGGCCGAGCAGAAGTACGGGTTCGGCCTCTACCAAGGCGGCGTCCCGCCGGGCCGGGATATCCGGACGGTCCAGGTGGGAAGCGACGTCCAGGCATGCGCGGGAACGCACGTCCGGTCGACCGGGGAGATCGGGCCGGTCAAGATCCTCGGCCTCGAGCACATCCAGGACGGCGTCGAGCGGCTGGTCTTTGCGGCCGGCGTCGCCGCCGTGCGCGCGATGCAGGGCATGGAAGACCTCCTGCGGACCTCCGCCGAGGTCGTGAGCGTCCAGCCCGACAACCTGCCGGCGGCGGTGACGCGGTTCTTCGGTGAGTGGAAGGACCAGAAGAAGGAGATAGAGCGCCTCCAGAAGAAAGTGGTGGAGCTTGAGATGCAGAACCTCGACGGCGAGGTCGTGGACGGGATCCGGGTCGTCGTCCGGCAGGTGGATGCGGCCCAGAAGGAACTCGTCGCGCTTGCGACCACCATCGCGAACGAAGGCGGCGTGGCGCTCCTTGCATCAGGGGACGGGAACGTGAAGGTGGTGGCGACGTCGGGCAACCCGGCGGTGAACGCCGCAGAGATCGTGAGCGAGGTCTGCGGCGTCCTCGGCGGGAAAGGCGGCGGCAAGCAGGGCCTCGCGCAGGGCGCGGGAGCGGATGCATCCCGGCTCGGCCAGGCGCTCGAGCACGGGCGGAGCAAGATTCTCGAAGCACTCCATGGTTGA